A portion of the Panthera tigris isolate Pti1 chromosome E1, P.tigris_Pti1_mat1.1, whole genome shotgun sequence genome contains these proteins:
- the GOSR2 gene encoding Golgi SNAP receptor complex member 2 isoform X3 codes for MEPLYQQTHKQVHEIQSHMGRLETADKQSLHLVENEIQASIDQIFSHLERLEILSSKEPPNKRQNAKLRVDQLKYDVQHLQTALRNFQHRRYAREQQERQREELLSRTFTTNGTQKKILDIANMLGLSNTVMRLTEKRAFQDKYFMIGGMLLTCVVMFLVVQYLT; via the exons ATGGAGCCGCTGTACCAGCAAACGCACAA GCAGGTCCACGAGATCCAGTCTCACATGGGACGCCTGGAGACAGCGgacaagcagtctctgcact TAGTAGAAAACGAAATCCAAGCAAGCATTGACCAGATATTCAGCCATCTAGAACGTCTGGAGATTCTGTCCAGCAAGGAGCCCCCGAACAAAAGACAGAATGCCAAACT TCGTGTTGACCAGTTAAAGTATGATGTCCAGCACCTGCAGACTGCTCTCAGAAACTTCCAGCATCGGCGATACGCAAGGGAGCAGCAGGAGAGACAGCGAGAGGAACTTCTGTCTCGAACCTTCACCACTAAC GGGACTCAGAAGAAGATCCTTGACATTGCCAACATGCTGGGCTTGTCCAACACCGTGATGCGGCTCACTGAGAAGCGGGCTTTCCAGGACAAGTACTTCATGATCGGTGGCATGCTTCTCACCTGTGTGGTCATGTTCCTCGTGGTGCAGTACCTGACATGA
- the GOSR2 gene encoding Golgi SNAP receptor complex member 2 isoform X1: protein MEPLYQQTHKQVHEIQSHMGRLETADKQSLHLVENEIQASIDQIFSHLERLEILSSKEPPNKRQNAKLRVDQLKYDVQHLQTALRNFQHRRYAREQQERQREELLSRTFTTNDSDTTIPMDSSLHFNSSLQKIHHGMDDLIGGGHSILDGLRAQRLTLKGTQKKILDIANMLGLSNTVMRLTEKRAFQDKYFMIGGMLLTCVVMFLVVQYLT from the exons ATGGAGCCGCTGTACCAGCAAACGCACAA GCAGGTCCACGAGATCCAGTCTCACATGGGACGCCTGGAGACAGCGgacaagcagtctctgcact TAGTAGAAAACGAAATCCAAGCAAGCATTGACCAGATATTCAGCCATCTAGAACGTCTGGAGATTCTGTCCAGCAAGGAGCCCCCGAACAAAAGACAGAATGCCAAACT TCGTGTTGACCAGTTAAAGTATGATGTCCAGCACCTGCAGACTGCTCTCAGAAACTTCCAGCATCGGCGATACGCAAGGGAGCAGCAGGAGAGACAGCGAGAGGAACTTCTGTCTCGAACCTTCACCACTAAC GACTCTGACACGACCATCCCAATGGATAGCTCGCTGCATTTCAACTCCTCCCTCCAGAAAATTCACCATGGCATGGATGACCTCATCGGAGGCGGGCACAGTATTCTGGACGGACTGAGGGCCCAGAGACTGACCTTGAAG GGGACTCAGAAGAAGATCCTTGACATTGCCAACATGCTGGGCTTGTCCAACACCGTGATGCGGCTCACTGAGAAGCGGGCTTTCCAGGACAAGTACTTCATGATCGGTGGCATGCTTCTCACCTGTGTGGTCATGTTCCTCGTGGTGCAGTACCTGACATGA
- the GOSR2 gene encoding Golgi SNAP receptor complex member 2 isoform X2: MEPLYQQTHKQVHEIQSHMGRLETADKQSLHLENEIQASIDQIFSHLERLEILSSKEPPNKRQNAKLRVDQLKYDVQHLQTALRNFQHRRYAREQQERQREELLSRTFTTNDSDTTIPMDSSLHFNSSLQKIHHGMDDLIGGGHSILDGLRAQRLTLKGTQKKILDIANMLGLSNTVMRLTEKRAFQDKYFMIGGMLLTCVVMFLVVQYLT, from the exons ATGGAGCCGCTGTACCAGCAAACGCACAA GCAGGTCCACGAGATCCAGTCTCACATGGGACGCCTGGAGACAGCGgacaagcagtctctgcact TAGAAAACGAAATCCAAGCAAGCATTGACCAGATATTCAGCCATCTAGAACGTCTGGAGATTCTGTCCAGCAAGGAGCCCCCGAACAAAAGACAGAATGCCAAACT TCGTGTTGACCAGTTAAAGTATGATGTCCAGCACCTGCAGACTGCTCTCAGAAACTTCCAGCATCGGCGATACGCAAGGGAGCAGCAGGAGAGACAGCGAGAGGAACTTCTGTCTCGAACCTTCACCACTAAC GACTCTGACACGACCATCCCAATGGATAGCTCGCTGCATTTCAACTCCTCCCTCCAGAAAATTCACCATGGCATGGATGACCTCATCGGAGGCGGGCACAGTATTCTGGACGGACTGAGGGCCCAGAGACTGACCTTGAAG GGGACTCAGAAGAAGATCCTTGACATTGCCAACATGCTGGGCTTGTCCAACACCGTGATGCGGCTCACTGAGAAGCGGGCTTTCCAGGACAAGTACTTCATGATCGGTGGCATGCTTCTCACCTGTGTGGTCATGTTCCTCGTGGTGCAGTACCTGACATGA
- the GOSR2 gene encoding Golgi SNAP receptor complex member 2 isoform X4, with protein sequence MEPLYQQTHKQVHEIQSHMGRLETADKQSLHLENEIQASIDQIFSHLERLEILSSKEPPNKRQNAKLRVDQLKYDVQHLQTALRNFQHRRYAREQQERQREELLSRTFTTNGTQKKILDIANMLGLSNTVMRLTEKRAFQDKYFMIGGMLLTCVVMFLVVQYLT encoded by the exons ATGGAGCCGCTGTACCAGCAAACGCACAA GCAGGTCCACGAGATCCAGTCTCACATGGGACGCCTGGAGACAGCGgacaagcagtctctgcact TAGAAAACGAAATCCAAGCAAGCATTGACCAGATATTCAGCCATCTAGAACGTCTGGAGATTCTGTCCAGCAAGGAGCCCCCGAACAAAAGACAGAATGCCAAACT TCGTGTTGACCAGTTAAAGTATGATGTCCAGCACCTGCAGACTGCTCTCAGAAACTTCCAGCATCGGCGATACGCAAGGGAGCAGCAGGAGAGACAGCGAGAGGAACTTCTGTCTCGAACCTTCACCACTAAC GGGACTCAGAAGAAGATCCTTGACATTGCCAACATGCTGGGCTTGTCCAACACCGTGATGCGGCTCACTGAGAAGCGGGCTTTCCAGGACAAGTACTTCATGATCGGTGGCATGCTTCTCACCTGTGTGGTCATGTTCCTCGTGGTGCAGTACCTGACATGA